The Vidua macroura isolate BioBank_ID:100142 chromosome 2, ASM2450914v1, whole genome shotgun sequence DNA window GACATGCCCATGTGCCAGGCTATCGAAGTGGAGCCgtggggctgcccaggagcaCACAGGCGGGTGCTGGGCAGCTGCATCCCCATGGCAGCTCCCCACGCAGTTCCATGAGCTCCAGGAGGTGTTCCCAAGGTTcatccagagctgctgggactTCTCGTTTTCCCTGCAGGACTTCCAGACATCCTTGTCAcctcctgctttgctgcctcTTCTTCCAAAGGCCATCCCTCCCCATTCCTGCTACCTCCCTCCTTGCTTCCCTGAGAATCCCAAACTCCTCCTTTGGTGCTCGCTGTGCCCAGGAGAGCCACCCACCAGTCCTGGAGAGCTTATcacccctccccttcccttcccttcccttcccttcccttcccttcccttcccttcccttcccttcccttcccttcccttcccttcccttcccttcccttcccttcccttcccttcccttcccttcccttcccttcccttcccttcccttcccttcccttcccttcccttcccttcccttcccttccccggggctgggcagggttCCCCGAGGGGCCAGGCTGCCGTGGCACAGTggctgccccaggctgggctgggtgggcacTGATGGACCACGGCACCAGCCCGGTCCATCAGGCACCAGCAcggtgccaggctgggcagcagctccagagcttcCCCGCACTCCTTCCCGAGGGAAGCCCCACACCCCTCTCCATGGGGAGCCCCATCTGTCAGCCAAGGCTCAGGGCCTGAtccccccatccctcccagGGCCACCCTCAGCCCGGGCAGCACCCTTGTCCcaggcagcaggggcaggacaCGCGTTCCACGGTTTATTTCCAGTTTGGTGGATTTCCCGGGTGCAGGATGCCGGGGGGGGACGCGGGTGCCCACTCTGGTACAGTCGGACAGGGGCTGGcccccctcagccctgcagctgggggtCCCACTCTCGGGCACCTCTTCCCCAGTGATGGTGCAGCTCCcgccctgcagctctgggggggACCGGGGGCATTTGTGTCTCCCTCAGGAGGCACCCCAACCATCCCCGGGGGGTTCGCAGTGCTGGGTCCGCGGAGCCATCAGGCAGCGTTGCCCAGGACCAGCACGCTCATGAGGAAGACCATGAGGAAGAAGACCCACATGAAGAAGCGGTCCATCACCTTGGCCACCTTCTTCCACTCGCCGGTGCGGCGCTGGTTGGCGCGGTGGCGCCGGAAGCAGCCGGCGATGTACCCCACGTTCCTCAGCAGGGCGTCGTGGTGGCACAGGCAGTGGTCCCAGGGGCAGCCCCGCACCTCCGTGCCCACCTGCCCCTCCCCGGGGCTTTCCCCCGCTCCCCCGGCGTCCCCCGCAGCTGCCCGCCCGCCCGGTGCCCGCTGGGGGCTCTTGCAGCTCTCGCCCACCTCGTAGACGCAGCAGAGCCGGGCCATGTGGTGCAGGATGAGCCGGCGCGCCCAGGGCGGCACGGGCCGGGCCCCCGGCCCGCAGTGGTGCACGTTCATGATGAAGATGGTGAGCGCGGTGGAGGCCGTGATCATGGTCATGGTGGCGATGTAGTACTTCCCTGTGGGGGCAGCGGGCACTggcggggggcacggggggtcCCGCAGCCCACAGGGGGTGCTCGGCTCCCCCCCCGTGCCAAGCCCTGACCCCAGCCCCGGCACAGAGCCCGGCGCTGGGCGCCGCTGGGCTCACCGATGAGCGGGACGCTCTCCGAGGGGGGCATGCTCTCGGCCACCAGCAGCTGGAACACGGTGAGGGCCAGCAGCACCGTCACCCCCAGCGACACCTTCTCCCCCGAGTCGGCCGGCAGGTAGAAGCCCAGGGGCGCCAGGAAGGAGACCATgatgcagggcaggagcaggttGAAGATGTAGAAGGAGGCGCGGCGGCGCAGGAGCAGGGTGTAGGTGACGTCGGGGTAGGGCTCGGAGCAGCAGCCGTAGGTGATGACGTTCCTCGTGGCCGGCATGCCCAGCACCTCCCACTCCACGTTCTCCACGAAGTCCGTCAGGTCCCCGGTGTCCAGCTGGTTGCGGAGGTCGATCTGGTTCCCGTTGTAGGTCCAGGAGCCGAAGGTCAGGCGGCACTGCTGCCCGTCGAAGGGGAAGTAGGACACGTCCACCTTGCAGGAGCTCTTGGTGATGGCGGGCGAGTCCCACATGATGTGCCCGTCGGAGCGCAGCACCACGTTGGTCTCCATGGAGCCGCCGAAGTGCTCATCGGcgctgggcagggaggggtgCCCGTGGGGCCGCatcccctccctgtgcagcccctggctgtcccctcggTGGTGGGGCCAGTCCCAGGCAcgcctggctgctgccagcacccccGCCCCTCATCTCCCTGCATGTCGCCCTCCAGGaccctcctgtccccaccccGAGGCTGGCAGCACCCCgtgcagccccccagccccagccgggccccccggccccgggagcAGCCGCGGGGGCCAAGCACAACGCACTTGTTGTAGAGGATGATGTCCGGCCGCCAGACGTAGCTGCTGGGGATGCGGATGCTGTCGATGCCG harbors:
- the CHRNA10 gene encoding neuronal acetylcholine receptor subunit alpha-10, translating into MEPGARLCLALCLAGVLPTPGCRGAPGRFAYKLLHDLFANYSSALRPVEDTDRALNVTLKVTLAQIIDMDERNQVLTSYLWVRQTWLDAHLTWDKDEYGGIDSIRIPSSYVWRPDIILYNNADEHFGGSMETNVVLRSDGHIMWDSPAITKSSCKVDVSYFPFDGQQCRLTFGSWTYNGNQIDLRNQLDTGDLTDFVENVEWEVLGMPATRNVITYGCCSEPYPDVTYTLLLRRRASFYIFNLLLPCIMVSFLAPLGFYLPADSGEKVSLGVTVLLALTVFQLLVAESMPPSESVPLIGKYYIATMTMITASTALTIFIMNVHHCGPGARPVPPWARRLILHHMARLCCVYEVGESCKSPQRAPGGRAAAGDAGGAGESPGEGQVGTEVRGCPWDHCLCHHDALLRNVGYIAGCFRRHRANQRRTGEWKKVAKVMDRFFMWVFFLMVFLMSVLVLGNAA